From one Streptomyces sp. R41 genomic stretch:
- a CDS encoding helix-turn-helix domain-containing protein, with translation MTEATDLAERAGDRDPRVGLRAVSALRRLLEQLEAVQVRSARNQGWSWQEIAAELGVSRQAVHKKYGRQ, from the coding sequence ATGACCGAAGCAACGGATCTTGCCGAGCGCGCGGGTGATCGCGATCCGCGGGTCGGGCTGCGGGCCGTCTCCGCGCTGCGGAGGCTGCTGGAGCAGTTGGAAGCGGTGCAGGTGCGCAGTGCGCGCAATCAGGGCTGGTCGTGGCAGGAGATCGCCGCGGAACTCGGAGTGAGCAGGCAGGCCGTGCACAAGAAGTACGGGAGGCAGTGA
- a CDS encoding Clp protease N-terminal domain-containing protein codes for MFERFTKDARAVVEGAVVQSERAGAETVEAEHMLFALLDREGSRGSFALASLGLAGRRDSVERDLAEARRRGGLSRADADALSGLGIDLSEIVSRVEEVHGEGALGSERRGGGGRWVRRRPFAQGAKDVLTQSLRIALARRDRHIGDEHLLMALTVRPGVLAEVLADHGVTYEAVTRVLYGDGGGVAEAG; via the coding sequence ATGTTCGAGCGCTTCACGAAGGATGCGCGTGCCGTCGTCGAGGGGGCGGTGGTCCAGTCCGAGCGGGCGGGGGCCGAGACGGTGGAGGCGGAGCACATGCTGTTCGCCCTCCTCGATCGGGAGGGGAGCCGGGGGTCGTTCGCCCTGGCGTCGCTCGGGCTGGCCGGTCGGCGGGACTCGGTGGAGCGGGACCTCGCCGAGGCGCGACGTCGCGGTGGCCTCTCCCGCGCCGATGCGGACGCCCTCTCCGGGCTGGGTATCGACCTGTCGGAGATCGTCTCCCGGGTCGAAGAGGTGCACGGGGAAGGGGCGTTGGGGTCGGAGAGGAGGGGTGGGGGTGGTCGGTGGGTCCGGCGTCGGCCCTTCGCTCAAGGGGCGAAGGATGTGCTGACGCAGTCCCTGCGGATCGCTCTCGCTCGGCGTGACCGCCACATCGGTGATGAGCATCTGCTCATGGCGCTCACCGTGCGCCCCGGCGTTCTGGCGGAGGTGCTCGCCGATCACGGGGTTACGTACGAGGCGGTGACGCGAGTGCTGTACGGCGACGGGGGTGGGGTTGCCGAGGCGGGGTGA
- a CDS encoding helix-turn-helix transcriptional regulator gives MPPVFAHGRLRLYLLKLLDEAPRHGYEVIRLLEERFQGLYAPSAGTVYPRLAKLEAEGLVTHTTEGGRKVYAITDAGRAELADRSGELADLELEIRESVAELAAEIRADVRGAAGDLRREMRAAATEARRGPKGGTGAREHDAEPGEFGGIGDYQDKESWRAAKEEMRRVRQEWKEQARRAKDESRRARDEAQRARRQAKEAQERARAQAQEEMQRMAKRVQEQVQDHFARGDWPTGVREGLTELAKEFGDFGKNFGKDLGKDFGKDFGFGRTDTKAGSTTEPEYTVTPEDFPADYEPSWAHEDSTGNPARDLDRLLDRFRDDIRDAARDHGVTEDQLREARRHLSTAAAHIGAALRKRV, from the coding sequence ATGCCTCCCGTCTTCGCGCATGGCCGCCTTCGCCTCTACCTCCTGAAGCTGCTGGACGAGGCGCCACGCCACGGGTACGAGGTGATCCGGCTCCTGGAGGAACGCTTCCAGGGCTTGTACGCACCCTCGGCGGGCACCGTCTACCCCCGGCTGGCGAAGCTGGAGGCCGAGGGACTCGTCACGCACACCACCGAGGGCGGTCGCAAGGTGTACGCGATCACGGACGCCGGCCGCGCCGAACTGGCCGACCGCAGTGGCGAACTGGCCGATCTGGAGCTGGAGATCCGCGAGTCCGTGGCAGAGCTCGCGGCCGAGATCCGGGCCGACGTACGGGGAGCGGCGGGCGATCTGCGCCGCGAGATGCGGGCGGCTGCCACAGAGGCCCGGCGCGGCCCCAAGGGCGGCACCGGGGCCAGGGAACACGACGCGGAGCCGGGCGAGTTCGGGGGCATCGGCGACTACCAGGACAAGGAGTCGTGGCGGGCCGCGAAGGAGGAGATGCGGCGCGTCCGGCAGGAGTGGAAGGAACAGGCCCGCCGCGCGAAGGACGAGAGCCGCCGCGCCCGCGACGAGGCCCAGCGCGCCCGCCGCCAGGCCAAGGAGGCCCAGGAGCGAGCCCGCGCCCAGGCCCAGGAGGAGATGCAGCGGATGGCCAAGCGGGTTCAGGAGCAGGTCCAGGACCATTTCGCGCGGGGCGACTGGCCGACCGGGGTCCGCGAGGGATTGACCGAACTGGCCAAGGAATTCGGCGACTTCGGCAAGAACTTCGGAAAGGACCTGGGCAAGGACTTCGGCAAGGACTTCGGCTTCGGCCGCACGGACACGAAGGCCGGTTCGACCACGGAACCGGAGTACACGGTCACCCCCGAGGACTTCCCCGCCGACTACGAACCCTCCTGGGCCCACGAGGACTCCACTGGCAACCCCGCCCGCGACCTCGACCGCCTCCTGGACCGCTTCCGCGACGACATCCGCGACGCGGCCCGCGACCACGGCGTAACGGAGGACCAACTACGTGAGGCCCGCCGCCACTTGTCGACGGCGGCGGCACATATCGGGGCGGCGCTGCGCAAGCGTGTCTAG
- a CDS encoding DUF4097 domain-containing protein, whose translation MSEWSVAEPRKLTFDDPVTALHVRVVNGTVNVVGTDEGSARLEVSELEGPPLQVTQKDGTLTVAYEDLPWKGFLKWLDRKGWRRDVVVSLAVPTGTRVEVGVVGAAAVVSGMDARVEVKGVTGDTTLVRIAGPVRVDTVSGNLEAQAVTGDLRFNSVSGDLTVVEGSGSSVRADSVSGSMIVDLDATGTPTDVQLTNVSGEIAIRLPHPADAEVEANTASGTVSSAFEDLRVSGQWGAKKITGRLGAGNGRLKAMTASGSIALLRRPPAEDGPYDDDPAPRDAPPADGPIDDSTNTSTDGSTEGPTNAPTDGPTDKKVL comes from the coding sequence ATGTCCGAGTGGTCCGTCGCAGAGCCGAGGAAGCTCACCTTCGACGACCCCGTGACGGCGCTGCACGTGCGCGTCGTCAATGGAACTGTCAACGTCGTGGGCACCGACGAGGGTTCCGCCCGGCTCGAGGTGTCCGAGCTGGAGGGCCCACCGCTCCAGGTGACCCAGAAGGACGGCACCCTCACGGTGGCGTACGAGGACCTGCCCTGGAAGGGCTTCCTCAAGTGGCTCGACCGCAAGGGCTGGCGTCGCGACGTGGTGGTCTCACTGGCCGTCCCGACCGGCACCCGGGTCGAGGTCGGCGTGGTCGGCGCCGCCGCCGTGGTCTCCGGGATGGACGCGCGCGTGGAGGTCAAGGGCGTCACGGGCGACACGACACTCGTCCGCATCGCGGGTCCCGTACGGGTCGACACGGTGTCCGGAAACCTGGAGGCCCAGGCCGTCACCGGCGACCTCCGCTTCAACTCCGTCTCCGGCGACCTGACCGTCGTCGAGGGCTCGGGCTCCTCCGTGCGGGCCGACTCGGTGAGCGGCTCGATGATCGTGGACCTCGACGCGACGGGTACCCCGACCGACGTCCAACTCACCAACGTCTCGGGCGAGATCGCCATCCGGCTCCCGCATCCGGCGGACGCGGAGGTGGAGGCGAACACCGCGAGCGGCACCGTCTCCAGCGCCTTCGAGGACCTCCGGGTCAGCGGGCAGTGGGGCGCCAAGAAGATCACCGGCCGGCTGGGCGCGGGCAACGGCAGGCTGAAGGCGATGACCGCCTCCGGCTCCATCGCACTGCTCCGCAGGCCACCGGCCGAGGACGGGCCGTACGACGACGATCCGGCACCGCGGGACGCGCCCCCGGCCGACGGTCCGATCGACGACTCGACGAACACCTCGACCGACGGCTCGACCGAGGGCCCGACAAACGCCCCGACCGACGGCCCGACCGACAAGAAGGTGCTCTGA
- a CDS encoding DUF6104 family protein — protein MYFTDRGIEELEKRRGEEEVTFEWLAEQLRTFVDLNPDFEVPVERLATWLARLDDEDDEE, from the coding sequence ATGTACTTCACCGACCGTGGCATCGAGGAACTTGAGAAGCGGCGGGGCGAGGAAGAGGTCACCTTCGAGTGGCTCGCCGAGCAGCTGCGGACGTTCGTCGACCTCAATCCGGACTTCGAGGTGCCGGTGGAGCGGCTGGCGACGTGGCTGGCACGGCTGGACGACGAGGACGACGAGGAGTAG
- a CDS encoding CU044_2847 family protein, whose protein sequence is MGDAVTRIARIEMPDGTPVWARISGAEELEEPSGALSYTDTGFGDRVEAQVESLQSVITSVARSLAAPLRAVRPDEVSVEFGIELTAKAGKVVGLLADGEAKAGITVTLTWNGGPPDLDSTEGTTRQAATDGNTQANPVAEPHAGASPGAPAHGGSGDASVGGGA, encoded by the coding sequence ATGGGTGACGCAGTGACCCGGATCGCACGGATCGAGATGCCGGACGGGACGCCGGTGTGGGCCCGGATCTCGGGCGCCGAGGAGCTGGAGGAACCGTCCGGCGCGCTGTCGTACACGGACACGGGGTTCGGCGACCGGGTGGAGGCGCAGGTCGAGAGCCTGCAGTCGGTCATCACCAGTGTCGCGCGTTCGCTGGCCGCGCCCCTGCGGGCGGTGCGGCCCGACGAGGTCAGCGTCGAGTTCGGGATCGAGCTGACGGCCAAGGCAGGCAAGGTGGTCGGCCTCCTCGCGGACGGCGAGGCGAAGGCCGGCATCACGGTGACGCTCACCTGGAACGGCGGCCCACCGGACCTCGACTCCACCGAGGGCACCACCCGGCAGGCGGCGACCGACGGAAACACGCAGGCGAACCCGGTGGCCGAACCGCACGCGGGCGCGTCCCCCGGCGCCCCGGCGCACGGCGGCTCAGGTGACGCCTCCGTCGGAGGCGGCGCATGA
- a CDS encoding trypsin-like peptidase domain-containing protein translates to MTDGHAPGAPGGPGNAHRALRDLVMAATVRIHRAGAGYALDEPGTFLGSGFFVAPHWVLTCAHVARSGEGGEVTVVYETGPGRGTSAVAGEVATALPQHVEGVVRGSWPAPDLALVRLRERVDHDCAYVTERPAAYYEEAKVFYSGWSVVGGELRRLNGTCTVQGTLGGWSEDEQIRLGSDVLPPGVSGGPVVDPVRGEVVGVLKSQADRGLGGTCTGVEQLRSLPVPTGEVRGEQEDLYQAVFHAHDRYHRDRQRHPDYDGNTWADVQGQLGARPGRAFSPFERTRLLGRLADLPPPASTGELFGILESLLGSHAAIPHPAPRAWRDGLGALYESSRQDGALELVIDYVVQVMTAERPFVTADTRSAELALWKWAWRAAEGLGVRYRRQLAQQPIESFRSLLNRAEHVAEAQKARSLAHVADRAPHLYALLELEQRGWEPDRCDWRVSVGRPDGEVVRLGEAERVPLVDLPGGLAAPLAEAFRHCDQPWRPAVLQVALPHQLLGLDVDAWQFAPDAPPLGAHRPVVVRCADREQLPEEGDFVGGQLSADEEQHEREARWRWIHAYGAKAEVLDCEDGLRVPVPPAESLRGLPHTTVPVLCRYGDHRFEDDPVALLRIVHGGYGVALWRRRRDGPDAFCGDFHRRVGDTIAEAGSAERLPEVVHALRVGLRAGLRETYWADGIALFYDDPSQPLPGAGDLLEAP, encoded by the coding sequence ATGACGGACGGGCACGCCCCGGGCGCACCGGGCGGCCCCGGGAACGCTCACCGTGCGCTGCGTGACCTCGTCATGGCGGCGACGGTGCGCATCCATCGCGCGGGGGCCGGGTATGCCCTGGACGAGCCCGGCACGTTCCTCGGGAGTGGCTTCTTCGTCGCTCCGCACTGGGTTCTGACCTGCGCGCATGTGGCTCGGAGCGGGGAGGGGGGCGAGGTGACCGTGGTCTACGAGACGGGGCCGGGCCGCGGTACGTCCGCCGTCGCGGGCGAGGTCGCGACGGCCCTCCCGCAGCATGTCGAGGGTGTCGTGCGCGGCAGTTGGCCGGCCCCCGACCTCGCGCTCGTCCGGCTGCGCGAGCGCGTCGACCACGACTGCGCCTATGTCACCGAGCGCCCGGCGGCGTACTACGAAGAGGCGAAGGTCTTCTACTCGGGATGGTCCGTGGTCGGCGGTGAGCTGCGCCGGCTGAACGGGACCTGCACGGTGCAGGGCACCCTCGGCGGCTGGTCCGAGGACGAGCAGATCCGGCTGGGCAGCGACGTGCTGCCGCCCGGCGTCTCGGGAGGGCCGGTCGTCGATCCCGTACGCGGTGAGGTCGTCGGCGTCCTGAAGTCGCAGGCGGACCGGGGGCTCGGCGGCACCTGCACGGGGGTGGAGCAGTTACGGTCCCTGCCGGTGCCGACGGGTGAGGTGCGGGGCGAGCAAGAGGATCTGTACCAGGCCGTCTTCCACGCCCACGACCGCTATCACCGCGACCGGCAGCGCCATCCCGACTACGACGGCAACACCTGGGCCGATGTGCAGGGCCAGCTCGGCGCGCGGCCGGGCCGCGCCTTCAGCCCGTTCGAGCGGACCCGGTTGCTCGGCAGGCTCGCCGATCTGCCGCCTCCGGCCAGTACCGGTGAGCTGTTCGGCATCCTTGAATCCCTGCTGGGCAGCCACGCGGCGATCCCGCACCCGGCGCCGCGCGCCTGGCGCGACGGCCTCGGGGCGCTGTACGAGAGCTCGCGCCAGGACGGCGCGTTGGAACTCGTCATCGACTATGTGGTGCAGGTCATGACCGCCGAGCGCCCCTTCGTCACCGCCGACACCCGCAGCGCGGAGCTGGCCTTGTGGAAGTGGGCGTGGCGGGCCGCGGAGGGCCTTGGCGTCAGGTACCGCCGCCAGCTCGCGCAGCAGCCGATCGAGAGCTTCCGGTCCTTGCTGAACCGGGCGGAGCATGTGGCGGAGGCACAGAAGGCGCGCTCCCTGGCGCATGTCGCCGACCGTGCGCCCCACCTCTACGCCCTGCTGGAACTGGAGCAGCGGGGCTGGGAACCGGACCGCTGCGACTGGCGGGTCTCCGTGGGCCGTCCGGACGGGGAGGTGGTGCGGCTGGGTGAGGCCGAGCGCGTTCCGCTGGTCGATCTCCCCGGCGGCCTCGCCGCGCCCCTGGCGGAGGCCTTCCGGCACTGCGACCAGCCCTGGCGGCCCGCGGTCCTCCAGGTGGCGCTGCCTCATCAGCTGCTCGGACTGGACGTCGACGCCTGGCAGTTCGCGCCGGATGCGCCACCGCTCGGCGCCCACCGGCCGGTCGTCGTGCGCTGCGCCGACCGGGAGCAACTGCCTGAGGAGGGCGACTTCGTCGGCGGGCAGCTGTCCGCCGACGAGGAGCAGCACGAGCGCGAGGCCCGCTGGAGGTGGATCCACGCGTACGGCGCGAAGGCCGAAGTCCTGGACTGCGAGGACGGGTTACGGGTACCCGTACCGCCCGCGGAGTCGCTGCGCGGGCTGCCCCACACCACGGTCCCGGTGCTGTGCCGTTACGGCGACCACCGCTTCGAGGACGACCCGGTGGCGCTGTTGCGGATCGTGCACGGCGGCTACGGCGTCGCGCTGTGGCGGCGCCGGCGGGACGGACCGGATGCCTTCTGCGGCGACTTCCACCGGCGGGTGGGCGACACCATCGCGGAAGCGGGCAGCGCAGAGCGGCTTCCCGAAGTCGTCCACGCGCTGCGGGTGGGGCTGCGCGCGGGCTTGCGGGAGACCTACTGGGCCGACGGCATCGCCCTGTTCTACGACGATCCGAGCCAGCCGCTACCCGGTGCCGGTGACCTGTTGGAGGCGCCATGA
- a CDS encoding AAA family ATPase, with amino-acid sequence MTESSEWLIYRGAGEPHDGIDRLPAPPPWRDFASRDAAGRNGDGSEDRRLGAHRHLAELHRPGAEELEMINAALYLRRPLLVTGSPGAGKSTLAHSVAYELGLGNVLRWPIVSRSTLQDGLYHYDAIARLQDVQLAAPQGADPATPGAPGSVEGIGSYIRLGPLGTALLPSDTPRVLLIDELDKSDIDLPNDLLNVLEEGEFAIPELERVADRLPGGEAEVLTADGTKARVRDGRVRCHAFPFVVLTSNGERDFPAPLMRRCIHLELGRPDHKRLATFVRAHLGDEAARAGDDLITHFLERSRSELVAADQLLNAIYLTDAAAPPSRDRLADLLIQRLDRPR; translated from the coding sequence ATGACCGAATCCAGCGAGTGGCTCATCTACCGAGGCGCCGGTGAACCCCACGACGGCATAGACCGCCTCCCGGCCCCACCCCCCTGGCGCGACTTCGCGAGCCGGGACGCGGCCGGGAGGAACGGCGACGGCTCCGAGGACCGCAGGCTGGGCGCGCACCGGCATCTGGCCGAGCTGCACCGGCCGGGCGCCGAGGAACTCGAAATGATCAACGCGGCGCTCTATCTGCGCCGGCCCCTGCTGGTCACCGGCAGCCCGGGCGCGGGCAAGAGCACGCTCGCGCACTCGGTGGCGTACGAACTGGGCCTGGGCAATGTGCTGCGCTGGCCGATTGTCAGCCGGTCCACGCTGCAGGACGGGTTGTACCACTACGACGCGATCGCCCGGCTCCAGGATGTACAGCTCGCGGCGCCCCAGGGTGCCGATCCGGCCACTCCCGGGGCCCCGGGCTCGGTCGAGGGCATCGGCAGCTACATCCGGCTCGGCCCCCTCGGCACCGCGCTGCTGCCGTCCGACACCCCGCGCGTGCTGCTCATCGACGAGCTGGACAAGAGCGACATCGACCTGCCCAACGACCTGCTCAATGTGCTCGAAGAGGGCGAGTTCGCCATTCCCGAGCTGGAGCGGGTCGCCGACCGGCTGCCCGGCGGCGAGGCCGAGGTGCTCACCGCCGACGGCACCAAGGCGCGGGTGCGCGACGGCCGGGTGCGCTGCCACGCCTTCCCCTTCGTGGTGCTCACCAGCAACGGTGAGCGTGATTTCCCGGCTCCGCTCATGCGCCGCTGCATCCACCTCGAACTGGGGCGCCCGGACCACAAGCGGCTCGCCACCTTCGTACGCGCCCACCTCGGCGACGAGGCCGCGCGGGCCGGAGACGATCTCATCACCCACTTCCTGGAGCGCTCGCGCAGCGAACTCGTCGCGGCCGACCAGCTGTTGAACGCCATCTACCTCACCGACGCGGCCGCCCCGCCCAGTCGCGACCGTCTCGCGGACCTGCTCATCCAGCGACTCGACCGCCCGAGGTGA